The proteins below come from a single Zonotrichia leucophrys gambelii isolate GWCS_2022_RI chromosome 3, RI_Zleu_2.0, whole genome shotgun sequence genomic window:
- the NMBR gene encoding neuromedin-B receptor isoform X1: protein MEPEPPPELTAMPLGENGSVRLVPDTALLSPGRGTAVFIIRCVIPSLYLLIITVGLLGNITLMKIFISNSAMRSVPNIFISSLAAGDLLLLVTCVPVDASRYFSEEWLFGEVGCKLIPVIQLTSVGVSVFTLTALSADRYKAIVNPMDIQTSSAVLWTCLKATAIWIISMLLAVPEAVFSELAHINDTDNATFTACIPYPMTDDMHPKIHSVLLFLVYFLVPLVIISIYYYHIAKSLIKSAHNIPGEHSEHSKRQMETRKRLAKIVLVFVGFFAICWFPNHVLYMYRSFNYNKIDPSMGHMVVTLVARVLSFCNSCVNPFALYFLSESFRRHFNNQLCCRKKAQKERSASYLCNSSAIQMTSLKSNTRNTVTTMTQLNGHNLKQEMSL from the exons ATGGAGCCAGAGCCCCCGCCCGAGCTCACAGCAATGCCCCTCGGGGAGAATGGGAGTGTGCGCCTGGTGCCcgacacagccctgctgtccccgggGAGAGGCACGGCCGTGTTCATCATCCGCTGCGTGATCCCTTCGCTTTACCTGCTCATCATCACTGTCGGCTTGCTGGGCAACATCACCCTCATGAAGATCTTCATTTCCAACAGCGCCATGAGAAGTGTGCCCAACATCTTCatctccagccttgctgctggtgATCTACTCCTGCTAGTGACCTGTGTGCCCGTGGATGCCTCCCGGTATTTCTCTGAAGAGTGGCTCTTTGGAGAAGTGGGCTGCAAGCTCATCCCTGTCATCCAGCTGACCTCTGTTGGTGTCTCTGTCTTCACCCTCACTGCCCTCAGTGCTGACAG GTACAAAGCAATTGTAAATCCCATGGACATCCAGACCTCCAGTGCAGTGCTGTGGACTTGTCTCAAAGCCACTGCCATCTGGATAATCTCCATGCTCCTGGCAGTTCCTGAAGCAGTGTTCTCCGAACTGGCTCACATCAATGACACCGATAATGCCACCTTCACAGCATGCATACCATACCCCATGACGGACGACATGCACCCAAAGatccattctgtgctgcttttccttgtgTATTTCCTTGTCCCTCTTGTAATTATCAGTATCTACTACTATCATATTGCAAAGAGTTTAATAAAAAGTGCTCACAACATTCCTGGGGAACACAGTGAGCATTCCAAAAGACAG ATGGAAACTCGGAAGCGTCTGGCAAAaattgttttagtttttgttgGCTTCTTTGCTATCTGCTGGTTTCCTAACCACGTGCTATACATGTACAGATCCTTTAATTACAATAAGATTGATCCATCGATGGGACATATGGTTGTTACCTTAGTGGCCCGAGTTCTAAGCTTCTGCAACTCTTGTGTCAACCCATTTGCACTGTATTTCCTCAGTGAGAGTTTTAGAAGACATTTCAAcaaccagctctgctgcaggaagaaaGCTCAGAAAGAGAGATCTGCCAGCTACTTGTGCAACTCTTCTGCCATTCAAATGACTTCCCTGAAAAGCAATACCAGGAACACAGTGACTACCATGACACAACTGAATGGGCACAACTTGAAACAAGAAATGTCGTTATGA
- the NMBR gene encoding neuromedin-B receptor isoform X2 → MDIQTSSAVLWTCLKATAIWIISMLLAVPEAVFSELAHINDTDNATFTACIPYPMTDDMHPKIHSVLLFLVYFLVPLVIISIYYYHIAKSLIKSAHNIPGEHSEHSKRQMETRKRLAKIVLVFVGFFAICWFPNHVLYMYRSFNYNKIDPSMGHMVVTLVARVLSFCNSCVNPFALYFLSESFRRHFNNQLCCRKKAQKERSASYLCNSSAIQMTSLKSNTRNTVTTMTQLNGHNLKQEMSL, encoded by the exons ATGGACATCCAGACCTCCAGTGCAGTGCTGTGGACTTGTCTCAAAGCCACTGCCATCTGGATAATCTCCATGCTCCTGGCAGTTCCTGAAGCAGTGTTCTCCGAACTGGCTCACATCAATGACACCGATAATGCCACCTTCACAGCATGCATACCATACCCCATGACGGACGACATGCACCCAAAGatccattctgtgctgcttttccttgtgTATTTCCTTGTCCCTCTTGTAATTATCAGTATCTACTACTATCATATTGCAAAGAGTTTAATAAAAAGTGCTCACAACATTCCTGGGGAACACAGTGAGCATTCCAAAAGACAG ATGGAAACTCGGAAGCGTCTGGCAAAaattgttttagtttttgttgGCTTCTTTGCTATCTGCTGGTTTCCTAACCACGTGCTATACATGTACAGATCCTTTAATTACAATAAGATTGATCCATCGATGGGACATATGGTTGTTACCTTAGTGGCCCGAGTTCTAAGCTTCTGCAACTCTTGTGTCAACCCATTTGCACTGTATTTCCTCAGTGAGAGTTTTAGAAGACATTTCAAcaaccagctctgctgcaggaagaaaGCTCAGAAAGAGAGATCTGCCAGCTACTTGTGCAACTCTTCTGCCATTCAAATGACTTCCCTGAAAAGCAATACCAGGAACACAGTGACTACCATGACACAACTGAATGGGCACAACTTGAAACAAGAAATGTCGTTATGA